A stretch of Roseibium porphyridii DNA encodes these proteins:
- the groL gene encoding chaperonin GroEL (60 kDa chaperone family; promotes refolding of misfolded polypeptides especially under stressful conditions; forms two stacked rings of heptamers to form a barrel-shaped 14mer; ends can be capped by GroES; misfolded proteins enter the barrel where they are refolded when GroES binds), producing MSAKEVKFSSDARERMLKGVDTLANAVKVTLGPKGRNVVLDKAFGAPRITKDGVSVAKEIELEDKFENMGAQMVREVASKTNDIAGDGTTTATVLAQAIVKEGAKAVAAGMNPMDLKRGVDLAAAEAVKSLEASSKTITTSEEVAQVGTISANGDEQVGQDIAEAMQKVGNEGVITVEEAKSLETELEVVEGMQFDRGYLSPYFVTNADKMLADLEKPYILLHEKKLSNLQAMLPILEAVVQSSRPLIIIAEDVEGEALATLVVNKLRGGLKIAAVKAPGFGDRRKAMLEDIAILTGGTVISEDLGIKLENVSLDMLGTAEKVAITKETTTIVDGAGSKEDIDGRVGQIKAQIEETTSDYDREKLQERLAKLAGGVAVIRVGGATEIEVKEKKDRVDDALNATRAAVEEGIVPGGGTALLRAKKAVEALSSDNSDIEAGIKIVLRALEAPLRQIVENAGVEGSIVVGKIQENGDDTFGFNAQTEQFVNMIEAGIIDPTKVVRTALQDAASVAGLLITTEAMVAELPKKEAAPAMPGGDMGGMGGMGF from the coding sequence ATGTCTGCTAAAGAAGTAAAATTCTCCTCCGACGCCCGTGAGCGCATGCTCAAAGGCGTGGACACCCTGGCAAACGCTGTAAAGGTAACCCTCGGCCCGAAAGGCCGTAACGTTGTTCTCGACAAAGCCTTCGGCGCTCCGCGTATCACCAAAGACGGTGTTTCCGTTGCCAAGGAAATCGAACTGGAAGACAAGTTCGAAAACATGGGCGCACAGATGGTGCGTGAAGTTGCTTCCAAAACCAACGACATCGCTGGTGACGGCACAACAACCGCGACGGTTCTGGCTCAAGCCATCGTCAAGGAAGGCGCAAAAGCAGTTGCTGCCGGCATGAATCCGATGGATCTGAAGCGCGGCGTCGATCTTGCTGCTGCTGAAGCTGTCAAGTCTCTGGAAGCTTCTTCCAAGACCATCACGACTTCTGAAGAAGTTGCACAGGTCGGCACCATTTCCGCCAATGGCGACGAGCAGGTCGGTCAGGACATTGCCGAAGCCATGCAGAAAGTCGGCAACGAAGGTGTTATCACCGTCGAGGAAGCCAAGTCTCTGGAAACCGAGCTCGAAGTCGTTGAAGGCATGCAGTTCGACCGTGGCTACCTGTCTCCTTACTTCGTCACCAACGCTGACAAAATGCTGGCTGACCTGGAGAAGCCTTACATCCTGCTGCACGAGAAAAAACTCTCCAACCTGCAGGCCATGCTGCCGATCCTGGAAGCTGTTGTTCAGTCTTCCCGTCCGCTCATCATCATTGCTGAAGATGTTGAAGGCGAAGCGCTGGCAACCCTCGTTGTCAACAAACTGCGTGGCGGCCTGAAAATCGCTGCTGTCAAGGCTCCGGGCTTCGGCGACCGCCGTAAGGCCATGCTGGAAGACATCGCGATCCTCACCGGCGGCACCGTGATCTCCGAAGATCTCGGCATCAAGCTGGAGAACGTCTCCCTCGACATGCTCGGCACAGCCGAGAAAGTTGCCATCACCAAGGAAACCACCACCATCGTTGACGGTGCCGGTTCCAAGGAAGACATTGACGGCCGCGTTGGTCAGATCAAGGCACAGATCGAGGAAACCACTTCCGATTACGACCGTGAAAAGCTCCAGGAGCGCCTGGCCAAGCTTGCTGGCGGTGTTGCAGTTATCCGCGTTGGCGGTGCAACCGAAATCGAAGTGAAAGAGAAAAAAGACCGCGTTGACGATGCTCTGAACGCGACGCGTGCTGCTGTTGAAGAAGGCATCGTCCCAGGTGGCGGTACCGCTCTGCTGCGCGCCAAGAAAGCTGTCGAAGCTCTTTCTTCCGACAATTCCGACATCGAAGCCGGCATCAAGATCGTTCTGCGCGCTCTGGAAGCTCCGCTTCGTCAGATCGTTGAAAACGCTGGTGTCGAAGGCTCCATCGTTGTTGGCAAGATCCAGGAAAATGGCGATGACACATTCGGCTTCAACGCTCAGACCGAACAATTCGTCAACATGATCGAAGCCGGCATCATCGACCCGACCAAAGTTGTCCGTACTGCTCTGCAGGACGCAGCTTCCGTCGCCGGCCTGCTCATCACAACCGAAGCCATGGTTGCTGAGCTGCCGAAGAAAGAAGCAGCACCGGCAATGCCGGGTGGCGACATGGGCGGCATGGGCGGCATGGGCTTCTAA
- a CDS encoding LysR family transcriptional regulator, with amino-acid sequence MKPQHVELIVTIAELGSLGAAAARMNKTQPAITKALKAAETELGTPIFFRASYGVVPTREGQLIVDRCRKIFGDIKKLREEVAQIQGDYVGTIDIIVSPLVALKVVPAVLRRFQHRFPNVKIGITGGHAPAAFSPLRRGEADFVLGPSPSPSDLPGLQATQLFSTPVSILTGSQSRYLSVTDPLDLRDGRWIMIGPKERRPVYYEIFERRGVRPPEPFARSDSVLSILSMLEGTDLLCSFPSLPIPELRAKWDIGLVPIEETLPTVSIAITSAKDRILTPAAFAFSDLVLEHCREWN; translated from the coding sequence TTGAAACCCCAGCATGTGGAGTTGATCGTCACGATCGCCGAGCTTGGCAGCCTGGGAGCAGCTGCTGCCCGCATGAACAAGACCCAGCCGGCAATTACCAAGGCATTGAAAGCCGCCGAAACAGAGCTTGGAACGCCCATCTTCTTTCGGGCCTCCTATGGTGTCGTGCCCACGCGTGAGGGACAACTTATCGTCGATCGTTGCCGGAAGATCTTCGGCGATATCAAGAAACTTCGCGAAGAGGTCGCCCAGATCCAGGGGGACTATGTCGGAACGATCGATATCATCGTATCGCCGCTTGTTGCGCTGAAGGTTGTTCCAGCCGTCCTGCGTCGCTTTCAACACCGGTTTCCAAATGTAAAAATAGGTATCACCGGCGGTCACGCCCCCGCAGCCTTTTCTCCCCTGCGGCGCGGGGAAGCCGATTTTGTTCTGGGACCTTCACCATCTCCCAGCGACCTTCCAGGGCTTCAGGCAACGCAATTGTTCTCAACACCGGTTTCAATCCTTACCGGCAGTCAATCACGGTACTTGAGCGTAACAGACCCACTGGATCTCAGAGACGGTCGCTGGATCATGATCGGACCTAAGGAGCGTCGCCCGGTCTATTACGAGATTTTTGAAAGAAGGGGCGTTCGACCGCCTGAACCTTTTGCCCGCTCGGATTCCGTTCTAAGCATCCTTTCCATGCTTGAGGGAACCGATCTCTTGTGCTCGTTTCCAAGTCTGCCAATTCCCGAACTTCGTGCAAAGTGGGACATCGGCCTTGTGCCGATTGAGGAGACATTGCCGACAGTCTCCATTGCCATTACCAGCGCAAAAGACAGAATTCTTACACCGGCTGCCTTTGCCTTTTCAGACCTCGTTCTTGAGCATTGCAGGGAGTGGAACTGA